The following proteins come from a genomic window of bacterium:
- a CDS encoding crotonase/enoyl-CoA hydratase family protein: MSDELLRYELSEEVAILRFDDGKANAISPTALDALNAGLDRAEKEARVVALIGRPGRFSAGFDLSVMRQGPEAAQSLVGGGAELLARMVESPLPIVAGCSGHALAMGALMLLAADQRIGSEGEFKLGLNEVAIGMTLPQFGVELAEERLSRRHLQRSVAQAEIYDPAGATDAGYLDRLVPAEQLEDATLV; encoded by the coding sequence ATGTCTGACGAACTCCTCCGCTACGAACTCTCCGAAGAGGTCGCGATCCTTCGTTTCGACGACGGGAAGGCCAACGCCATCTCGCCGACTGCGTTGGACGCGCTGAATGCCGGGCTCGACCGCGCCGAGAAGGAAGCACGAGTCGTCGCGCTGATCGGGCGCCCCGGGCGCTTCTCCGCCGGTTTCGATCTATCCGTGATGCGCCAGGGACCCGAAGCCGCCCAGAGCCTGGTCGGGGGAGGCGCCGAGTTGTTGGCGCGCATGGTCGAGAGCCCGCTTCCGATCGTGGCCGGCTGCAGTGGCCATGCGCTTGCGATGGGAGCCTTGATGCTGCTCGCGGCGGACCAGCGTATCGGCAGTGAGGGCGAGTTCAAGCTCGGGCTGAACGAGGTGGCGATCGGCATGACCCTTCCGCAGTTCGGGGTCGAGTTGGCCGAAGAGCGACTTTCCCGGCGGCATCTACAACGCAGTGTGGCCCAGGCGGAAATCTACGATCCCGCCGGCGCCACGGATGCAGGCTACCTCGACCGGTTGGTACCCGCGGAGCAGCTCGAAGACGCCACACTGGTGTAG